TGTTAAGTGTTTTTGTGCCAAGCAACATCAGACCACTACATGTAGATCTTGCATACAGCAGTTACACTTGAAACCTCGTTACATAGACATAGTGCTTACAGATGGACTTTGTGCATTATGGAGTGGTATACCTAAAAAATGCGCACTGGCATTCATTATGGATTCACGGTGTAATTGCACTACTTCAGTAGACATTGATACAGTAACAATCAATTTTATTTCAGTTCagctgtaattaaaaaaacgCCATTGGctaattttgttcattttatgttttcatcTAATGAATTAAACCTTACCGTAACACCGTTTACAAAGCATCATCTTcttatttctctcttttaaaacttttaacttttaaaagttttaatgtGCAGCACACTTTTTGTCTGAACTCCAATAAAAATCTAGCTTTCTTATTTGCCACAAACAATTCCAACCGTGTGTCTATGGAGACAGGAAAACTTTGTTCACTCTATGGTATGTTCTGTACTTCCAGAGCATTTGCACTCCTTTAGTTCTCCTGTATACAAAAACTTCCTTTACATCAGATTTCAGTGTTCATGTCTAACTTTGTGACATACATTAAGAATCAATTAAACAATATGATGGTGTTTTATGAATTTTTATCCTGCTATCTACCCTACTCCAATCATATAggcaaaatgtacaaatgtaagCATAATAATCCACAGTTGCCAGGGGATCTTACTGACTTTTTATGTTCGGTTACACAGCtggaaaatattatattaataaaattactaGTCGAATGCCTATAATAATAGTGTTTCAGTAAAAGATGAAACGGGTGGGAAAAGAAAAGCGAACGAATTCAAGTGCAATCCTAAAAGATAAACGTCAAAGCGCAGGCGCACCAGTTTGGCACATATGAACCAAACCTCACATGGACTCTTCATTTGCGCACAGAGTTCGCAGCAGAACAGCTGGAGAGGAATACCACCGAATGAAAGGATAGAagtgtttattgtttgtgtttatggcCTCATTCGTCGCCACTGGACAGCTAAAAATGCACACATGGTGATTTGGTAACATGTCTTCTGACGCAAATTTCGCTCCGACACCGGAtgtaaagtttttgtctttgagCGAATCTCTGGAGCGCAACACCAGCAGCGCACCCGACAATTCACACTTGCGTGCAGGTATTATTATCGCCACCGTTTATGCGCTCATTATTATCGTTGGACTGATAGGTAACGTGACACTCATTAGAACGTTTTGCATCGTGAAGTCCATGCGCAATGTTCCCAATCTCTTCATGTCTAGTCTCGCTCTCGGAGACGTGTTGCTGCTGGTCACCTGCGCGCCCGTGGATGCCAGTAAGTTTTTGGCGGATGAGTGGCTCTTCGGGCGGGTGGGTTGTAAACTCATTCCGTTTATTCAGCTGACTTCGGTCGGGGTGTCGGTTTTCACTCTCACGGCGTTGGCAGCGGACAGGTAATAGCcgtttaatattaaaaataaatgttggaTGTCTTTCAAGTGGTGTATATGGCGTAAGCGTCACTGGATTTCAAAAGAATATTTGCAGTACGGTTTACATACATACCCTCAAGTTTGTTCAATAATCAGAAATCGCAAAAAAGCAAACACTGGTGACTTCGATGATTATAAGATGCAACGTGCAAAAATAAAGCACTGTCGCAGAAGCTAAGAACCTTTCTTTAATCACCTTTTATGGTTTGTAGAACCATTTAACGCTTAAAAAAATATAGTCTGCAACAAAAATGTTCTGTGTATGTTGAAGGCTCTTTATGGAACCACACAACCtggacaaagaacctttttgggAACCTCTTTTAAGAGTGTGCATTTTTAAAGTAGGTATTCTACATGAGTAATTTACCTCTCTTTTGTAACATAAATAAACtactaaaacattatttaagtTAAATCAGTATGTCCCTGCACACCAGCCTCTTGTGCCATTTGGTCTGGAGCAGATGAACCTGTACATGAAAATCAACACGTCTAATGATGGAGAAAAAACAGTTTTCACTGCCTGTTTGTGTTGATGCTAAAGCACTCAAGAGTAACCGTGAAACGGTGCATCCACGGAGCTATGGATCAATTGAGGGTTGAATTGCTCTGACACAGTCAATATTGTGGTTATTTGGTGACGTCTTCTGACTTCTTTATTGCGATGACCTTTCCAAAGTGAAGAATAGTGCTAGGTTGTGATTCTGATTTGGTTATTTCTTTCTGACCATTAGATGTCATAAATATAAGAAAATTATACACGTATGAGAATAATTTGTTTGCCTCTAATATATAGAAATGGAAAAAATGCAATAGTCAGATAAtgatgaattataaaaaaacgatGTAATGTGTTATGTGATTTGAGATTTAATCGCACTGTTAGGTGTTATATTAACAGTTGATTACTAGATAAAAAGTACTAAAGAACAGATGGTAGACGGCATGTAGGGGAGGAGTTTTTCTGTTGTCTGTATAATGGGCTTCGGCTTTTATAAAGCAGTCTACCATAACAAATTGCTTTCAAAGAGACTCTTCAAAAGGAATTTGGGAAGTGGCATATTAACAGAGAACATATTAATGAAGGCTAAAACTGAAAATTGCGAATTCTAGGGTTCACATAACTGCACTCTAAGACACTGTAGATTGTAGAAATATAATTGATGCatgaaatataatacatttttttactttaattgaTATACCGTGCCATGAGCATTTCCCATCTGCCAGAATGTAATCATTTTCCTTTGATTTGGAATAATGTTTCCAGTTAAGTCTTCAATTAAAATGgctaatgtaaaatgtttttttgtctttatctgTTTCCTAGATACAAGGCCATTGTCAAACCGATGGACATGCGGGCGTCTAATGCCACACTAAAGGTCTGCCTGAGAGCCGCCTCAATTTGGCTGCTCTCCATGGTCCTGGCCATTCCCGAGGCCGTGTTCTCCGACCTCCACACCTTCCACATACCCAAAACCAATGAGACCTTCAGTGCATGTGCTCCATATCCCCATGCTGGAGACCTGCACCCCAAAATCCACTCCATGAGCTCTTTCCTCATTCTTTACGTCattcctctcctcatcatctctgtGTACTACATCTTCATTGCCAGGAGTCTGATTCAAAGCGCAAGCAACATGCCAGTGGAGGGAAATGCACACATAAGGAGACAGGTGGGGTCAAATGTCAGATTTATGATtaatggtaaaaaaaatgtacccTCAAGTCTgggaacacagaaaaaaacatcaacattaaatttcaacatttaagTCTTTGTAGGCTGTTTAGATGCTCAAATAAAACAAGCGTCAGTGTAGTAAGAGCTTAAATTCTGTAGTCATGGttgcattttaatattgtaCAGAAGCACTGAAACACATTCACCCTTCAgctttaattatattataatgtgGATTCAACTGAGGACAACATGTGATATTTACGTCTGCTTACCTCTGTGCTCTTTGAACCGTAGATTGGGTCACGCATGCGTCTCGCCAAAACCGTGCTGGTGTTTGTGGGCCTTTTTGCCATCTCATGGCTCCCCAACCATGTGATTTACCTCTACCGCTCCTACCACTACACAGAGGTGGACACCTCGATGGCCCATTTCATCTCCAGCGTCTGCGCGCGCATCCTTGCCTTCACCAACTCTTGCGTGAACCCCTTCGCTCTCTACCTGCTCAGCAAATCTTTTCGAAAGCAGTTCAACAAGCAGCTCTGCTGCTGCTGTCCATCCATCTCCACACGTTCCCAAAACACCACACGTAACAACACGCGACTCAGCTTGCTCAAAAGCACCCAGAATCACTCCGTAGCCAGCTTCAGTCTCGTCAACGGTAACGCTGTCTGCCATTAGAGCAATGTGagtttgtgcagtgttaaatCATAGTTAAGAAAGTTATGGGCTAGTTACACGACGCCGCCATATTAGATTTCTGATCAGCGAGCGTGGCCCGGCTTATGCTTATAtatttccggtcgtataacactgtgtgggaaaataaggatttttggccggcaaatatgagcgctttttaaataaataagtcaaaatttatacagtatatcagtgATATAACAGAAAAacctctttacattgctgagaTCCTCGATAAGACAACACAACACgatataacagaaaaaaaagactttCATTCTCCATGCTCATGTGGTTAACCAAAATCCGTATACACAAGTCATGTAACATAAGCCGGCATGTGTATCGTACATTTCCACAGAGATGATTTTGTTTTGACAGTTGGGGACTAAGAAAATcattaaaagcatttatttCCTCTTTCGATGTGAAACCGctacacacactctctccaCACCGGGAGCTATGACTGCGCTATTAATGGAATACAAACGCCACCTGATCATGACTGTATTAAGACTCTTTCACAGTAAGTACAACACGATAAATACGCTAATCGCGGAAACTCATCACAAAGAACACTACACGATTGATCCCTCACCTGTAAGTGATGCTTGTGCTGTCTGACAATGAGTTTCACTCTTGCCCTCAACGCAGAGTATTCCATCCGTCTGACTTTCATCATATAGAACTTGTAACGATGAGTTAAATCTATACAAAACTTATCTACTAGCAGTGTGAGTGAATACGAGTTtattgttgtgttgcttaaagaAGATGGTGATATGGGAGAAACGCGGGGAGTTGCATAGACTGGTATAAAACATCATCTGCCTTTTTTGCTGTGATATCAAGTAGGGTTGGCTAAACGAGTTACTCAGAAATGTACAGaggattttctgtcattttctttttatcaAAAAAACACtcatatttgccggccaaaaatcctacttttcccatacagtgttatacAACCGGAAATAAGCCCGCCCACACACGCTGATCAGAAATCTAATATAGCGGCTTcgtgcaactagcccattggAATAGGATTAGTGTTCAATTAAAGTTTGCTTATTGTTGGACTGTATAGTTTTACCTGTAATTGGCGTCTTGGGGTTTTCTATGCTCTGAAAGGACAAACTATTGGAAAACAAGAATGAGGACAGCAATTATTTTAAGTACTTTCAATGAACTGAAACACGATCATAGACATTGGAAGTTAAAAACTTATACATGTCTGTAATAGATGagctttaaaatattgtttagcTTTTCAAGCTAAATGTGCCGTTAGACGCAAATGTGAAGGAATGAACAAATGTTAtacacttatttatttattagtcgTATCTTTAATATTTGGATCAATATTTTTATGGAGAGTTGCGATAAAATGTGAACAAAAAGATGAATGCTCTTATCTGTATTAAAAGACTGTAGTCTTTTAAAAGGCCCTGTAGGGATTAATGACTTGATTGACATGCTGTGTTGCATGAGAGCTCAGTATTGTGTATGCGAAATCCTGGCAGGAAAAACAGGCCCGATTCTTATGGGACACCTCATCTTTGTAGTGCCTTTAGGGATGGcactttgtttttctgaataaGTATTTATAGAGTGCAGGAGagagttatttttatttattaaattaatgtgGCTTGATCATCTTTTACGATCGACTTTGCTGTTAGTGTTTCAGGGACATATAGGGCTGGTTTCCCGTAcagggcttaagactagtccttgactaaaataaatgttagagctgtctaaactgaaaatagcTTGGACTGacacatcttaaaatacatcagtccGATTGTTTGTCTCAAAAtattatacatgtatgttttttgtaagccttgtttgttaaaactactttaatgtcctaatttaactaaggcctagtcctgggtTTATCTAATTCCTGTTCGGGAAACCATGCACcccattatgtttgtattaaaaaaaatctgatgtcCCTCTGGTCTAAACAGAACCCggtaaaaagatttttttatctttgtatGGAGGACGGTTGGATTATGTTTTCCTCACAAGATTAAGACAGATATGAATAATGATAATAGGCTACAAATAAttgtaaaggtccagtgtgtatttttttggaggatctatttaccgaaatgcaatataatatacataactggtggtgtataaagaccttataaagtgtttttaatgtttttattacattagaatgagctcaTTTCTATCCCGCAGGTCCtcctacatggaatttgccatgttgtttctacagtagcccaaaagggacaaactgctctacagagtgtgtttcgtaaatatgttatctccttcggaaaagaagtgaaaacatgacatcttagttctctgtcagccaccatagtgctttgaaagggaggggtggaggagccgttggttgcaattcgcaattttaaactttttaaagcttttaaaatATCACAGGTTAATCCCTCGCCAAATCCCTAATCAATTTTTGCCAAAGCTTTTAGGTGTCAGAACTGACACCTTCTTCATTGTGTGTATTGTCATACACTGTAATGTTCTTTATGTCAAAAGAAACAAGATACAGGTAAAAACATGCATGTGACTATTGAGGCATTATCTCTAATGATGAAAAGATTCATGCGGAAATaatgttgttgttgctgttgttattgttgttatCTTTTTAGACAATGAAGAAACTAGTGCCATTGGCTTTGTGAATAAAGTGTGCATTTATCCACAGAAACAGGTGCAGGCAATAAATGTGATCATGTGATTGTTATTCATATTGTGTAACATAAGATGATATAGTTAATGATCATTATAGTTTACCTACTGTACTGTACGTATATATTGTGTCTTTCTAAAAAGTACAGATCGCTACAATAATCGACAAACGGTACAAAAGAAGGAAATTGCATCATGAGGTTTTAAGAGATGCACCACAAGTTCATCACAAATAGAATGGACTCATTTACCGAACTGTCCTTGTCCTTGTATTGTATGTAAGATCTGTGTAAAgattgttcaaaacatgtataaaatTACCAACGTTTCTTCTTTTATTCTATGGTTTTATAGTTTGGAAGGTTgttcctgtatgacatatcgcttattgctccctgaactctttgtaagtcgctttggataaaagcgtctgctaaatgactaaatgtaaatgttaaagtttCATCGGTCTCAATGCAGATGTCAGTActttcaggtgtttgttttgtgttgtgatcTCAGAATCATAACCTTTGTCTTATCAGCAttgaatttaaaaataacaatgtaatgtttttgtttgactGCTCCAGTGAGACGTATTACAGAGCCATATTTGTCCATTTGTGAGATCTAaggagatttttttaaagcaaaaatagAACATTTTTTGGGGTCATTCAGTCCTTTTTAAGAATGTACTGGAAAATGTCACTTACCCCACTATTTTCTGCTAATCtaacattaaatgttttttccaGCGACAACAAAGACTTGATTCGTCAGTCTATTGCTGTTTGTTGTTTCTGGGAAAATTGACAGTGAAAGCAAAACAAACCCCATTATAGAAATACAGAGATGTAaatctgtcacaattattacaATAAAGGAAAATGAATCGCCCATGTGTTCATGGATATTATAGATCTTTTTTACAGCCTTGGCTTCTCATTAGCCAGGACAGAAAATGTTTTCCATCTATTTAATCGATTGTTTCCCCGGTTTAAAGAATGACTGTTTATACTTGAAGTGAGTGCAGCGAGAGATGAATCGTGCCTGAATCAGCATGTGTTCTCCTGAGCTTCATCTCCAAATTAGGCTTACTGAGGAGGTTGTATTTAACTTAACCTTCAGTGTATGATTGACAGTAATAatcttttattcaaaatgatGCTGTCCAGTGTCACTGCTGGATGAATGAGAGAAATTTGCAGACGTACCTAAAAGCGCTGTGTGTTTTAGAATAACTTGGCATTTAGCAGTTACCCTGATGTAGGTTTTGCCTTGTCACTTTAGATCAGACATTGGTTTgcttgcgtgcgtgtgtgtgtgtgtccgtgtgtgcgTGCATTTTAGCATAATCGCATTTTCACAATAGTTCAAACATGACAACCATGGATTTATTGTTGCTTTAAACTGTTGACTAGGAATCATATTGATCTGACTCTCTATATGTTTCTCCACACAGATGCATGCTGGTCGAATCAATTTAACAGTCACTGACTTTTACCAGGTGTAATGAAAATTTTATCTTGAAGTACAGCCTTAGTCATCgacaataaacataataatattCTAGTGATGGTAATAAAAACCCTGTTTTTATTTGAGACCACATTCAAATATTTCAACTGCCTGACTATAAACAGTAGGTTGGCACACTGCTCTAACGTGTCTATTTTTGTTCTGTAATGGACAGTATCTTTCCATCATTCTCCTTGGGGCCTGTGCAATGGGCTGTGCATTTCCTGTAAATACCTCATAACCAATATCAGGGGCATCATGGGAAATTGATCAAAGCAGTTTGGGCGACAACATACGTGCTTGGACATCTTCCCATTTTCTGCACAGCATTTGATAGTGAAGCATATGAGCCAGGCACTTCTGGGTACTGGACTGTACATATTGCAAGAACATATCAGGAGTCTtgtaaagacatttttaattgtaaataaatatgtatacatgctGTATGAGAACATTCTATCAATGATTGGTCAAATATTGCAAAAGCAGTGTTTGATTGGAAATGCATTTTTAACTATAAATCAGCATTTTATCTGTTATCAGATGTTTTACAAGCCTCTGTCTTTTGATGGTATCTATGTAATAAGGcaaaaaacactgaaaacattTCCTGACCCAACATGCCAGGCTTGTGGACTGTACAAACAGTTTTGCTTCGGAATCTAAATGTAATGCATATCCCCAAACCAACGGGAGTTGTATTATTGTAAAAAATGACCATTTCACCATATGCCATTTACTGTATAGGCTATGCATCAAAcactaaacatttttaatattatgcTAATCTCTCAATTCAActtaattataaaattataaaatgtattattaaaagcaaattttaaaatatgtgcatTTTTACAACTGGACAACTACGGACAATTCATTTAGCCTATTAAAAATGATAGGctataatatattgtatataatattatgtataaaattataattaaattgtGCTATCATGTGctcataataaaaatgaaagcaagCTATAGCTCAGCACAAATGTCAAAGCAATTGAGTCTTTACAGCATAATATATGTAATTCATAAAATGACAGGAAGCCAGTTAAAATGAAGAGCTGTTTTCTTGGCATTTTAGAGTTTGCATGAAAGAACATCATTCTTGAATCCATAAATGCATGGATATTGCTTCCTGTAGCCTACTGTTTCTTAAACCTTTGTTCCTATTAAAGCAGCCCAAAtagaaaacatttaaaggaaaaataataatatgcaaTCAACAGGAAAAGCTTTTTTGATAATTTTCGCTCTGTGCATTGGAAGATATGTAATGCAAGACAGAAATAGCATTTAATGACCGACCACACACTGACTGCGAAAGTCTTCACTTGTTTACCTACAGTATATGCTGAGTTCATTATGTAGCCTTCAAGCCAAGATGTGTGAACAAACTGAGTTTGTGTGAAACAGGCCCATACCCCTATAGCATATGAATAAACTGACCTGTTAGTATTTTACAACCGTTTAAAATTGGATCTGTTGTCTTTATGCTTAATAAACGGaacctttttttgtattttttgctcGCTGCTCTCATGTGGGAAAAGGCACAAAGCCAATGTGAGACAACTTTGTTCAACTGTTCTTGCTTGTTATATGtgctaaaaaaaatgaaaacctcTTGGCACTGCAGGTACTGCACAGGTAACAGAAACGTGCTCCAGTGATTGAAGCCATTTTCTGAAACAACCCCTGCTGGCTATTTAAATTACAGTAGGCTGAGTGAAATTATACCAATAAAAAATCGCATGTGCAGAAAAATGTGAAAgactttaaaataaagaattCTAAAGGCAAAAACGAAATAGAGGCCAAATATTTAGTTTAAAGTGAGCATTCAGAGGTTTTATCagcataatataaatataagaatataaatattattacataatatataaacataatatGAACCAAGACCCACCTTATCTGCTGCTGTACTGTATAAACACTGGAAAATTCTTAAGAGATTTCTTGCTGTTCCGGTCAAAAGAACAATGAAAGCTACAAAGAAATGTTCAGCTTTTGTGTGAATATTTAAAGTAAGTAGATGTTATAGATTGTTAACTGTATCTCTGTCACCTGCGTATCTACATA
This portion of the Triplophysa rosa linkage group LG20, Trosa_1v2, whole genome shotgun sequence genome encodes:
- the grpr gene encoding gastrin-releasing peptide receptor, coding for MSSDANFAPTPDVKFLSLSESLERNTSSAPDNSHLRAGIIIATVYALIIIVGLIGNVTLIRTFCIVKSMRNVPNLFMSSLALGDVLLLVTCAPVDASKFLADEWLFGRVGCKLIPFIQLTSVGVSVFTLTALAADRYKAIVKPMDMRASNATLKVCLRAASIWLLSMVLAIPEAVFSDLHTFHIPKTNETFSACAPYPHAGDLHPKIHSMSSFLILYVIPLLIISVYYIFIARSLIQSASNMPVEGNAHIRRQIGSRMRLAKTVLVFVGLFAISWLPNHVIYLYRSYHYTEVDTSMAHFISSVCARILAFTNSCVNPFALYLLSKSFRKQFNKQLCCCCPSISTRSQNTTRNNTRLSLLKSTQNHSVASFSLVNGNAVCH